A region from the Aegilops tauschii subsp. strangulata cultivar AL8/78 chromosome 5, Aet v6.0, whole genome shotgun sequence genome encodes:
- the LOC109742397 gene encoding uncharacterized protein, whose product MWQPNTTSDSSKKNPNFPPLQSQVPHDMSETTRRRRGRPLPPQPSSLIRASAVCRRWRSITTDPRFLGRFRAHHRKPPLLGAFEYIQGDLVFTSLLDRPDRIPPGRFDLGRYSDHRDYGVLGFRHGRVLVLDHVRKDLVVCAPVTGEQRRVAVPPEFKTVHLNGAVLCAAGDPGHVHGECHSSPFKVALVSLCRHDYRPLASVYSSDTGAWSNLVSTAAPCQLFDAGMDGSLVGKALYWLLTTMEAGIVEFDLEEQSLVVIKGPPVTDDFPGGGTHRIIQAEDGAVGFAMMSYPHFQTWQRNVDAHGVATWVPWKTVDLRNIFGPRPQIGRTRRMARLTRGWDYVKGTGGIMCYVEDTDVIFIHTDVSVYMIQLNSMQSKSIPGKRFRSAYHPFMSFYTPGTAIAGGYNEDGDG is encoded by the coding sequence ATGTGGCAGCCCAATACCACAAGTGACTCGAGTAAAAAAAATCCAAACTTTCCCCCACTCCAGTCCCAAGTCCCACACGACATGAGTGAGACGACCCGCCGCCGCCggggccgccctctccctccgcaGCCCTCCTCGCTCATCCGTGCCTCCGCCGTCTGCAGGCGGTGGCGGAGCATCACCACCGATCCTAGATTCCTCGGCCGCTTCCGCGCGCACCACCGCAAGCCGCCGCTCCTCGGCGCCTTCGAGTACATCCAGGGCGACCTCGTCTTCACCTCCTTGCTCGACCGTCCCGACCGCATCCCTCCCGGGCGCTTCGACCTGGGACGCTACAGCGACCACCGCGACTACGGCGTGCTCGGCTTCCGCCACGGACGCGTCCTCGTCTTAGACCATGTGCGCAAGGACCTCGTCGTGTGCGCCCCCGTCACCGGCGAGCAGCGCCGCGTGGCCGTTCCGCCCGAGTTCAAGACGGTCCACCTCAACGGGGCCGTGCTCTGCGCTGCCGGCGACCCTGGCCACGTGCACGGTGAATGCCACTCCAGCCCCTTCAAGGTGGCCTTGGTATCCTTGTGCAGACATGACTATAGGCCCCTCGCCAGTGTTTACTCCTCAGATACCGGGGCATGGAGCAATCTCGTCTCGACGGCGGCTCCATGTCAACTGTTTGATGCTGGTATGGATGGCTCACTCGTTGGTAAAGCACTTTACTGGTTGCTTACAACTATGGAGGCTGGCATTGTTGAGTTTGATTTGGAAGAGCAGAGTCTAGTTGTGATCAAGGGGCCACCCGTTACAGATGATTTCCCCGGTGGTGGTACCCATCGAATCATCCAGGCTGAGGATGGCGCTGTTGGCTTCGCCATGATGTCTTACCCACACTTCCAAACGTGGCAAAGGAACGTCGATGCTCATGGTGTTGCCACATGGGTGCCATGGAAGACCGTTGATTTGCGTAACATTTTCGGGCCCCGTCCTCAGATTGGGAGAACCAGAAGGATGGCGCGATTAACACGAGGCTGGGACTATGTCAAGGGGACGGGAGGTATAATGTGCTATGTTGAGGATACTGATGTAATTTTTATACATACGGACGTCAGTGTCTACATGATTCAACTTAATTCAATGCAATCCAAGAGTATTCCTGGAAAGCGTTTTAGAAGTGCCTACCATCCATTCATGAGTTTCTATACACCAG